ATAGTTGAGCTGTTTACGCTGGAAGCTGGCGAAATCGCGGCAGGTCAGGTGCAGCAAATCGCCCGTCAGGGGGATCACCTGGGCGTTATCGCAGCTCAGGGATTCATGCACCAGATTATCGTTGTACTGATACCGCTCGCGCTCGTAGAGGCGCATCACGCGGTCAGGATACCAGCCGCTGTGGCGCATAAAACGGCCAAGGAAGTAGTTGCGGCGGGCAATGCTGTATACGGCGCCAGGCTGGGGCGAGGAAAGTACCGCCTGAATGGCCTGCTGAAGTTCTGGCGTAATGCGCTCGTCAGTATCGAGCATCAGGACATACTCACCGGTGGCATACCCCTGCGCGCGCTGGCGCTGGATGCCATAGCCTTGCCAGTCAGCGTCGACAAAGACTTTTGCACCCGCTGCCCGGGCAACGTCCACCGTGTTGTCCGTACTTCCGGAGTCAAGAATGACTATCTCGTCAGCCCAGGCAACGGAGGCCAGGCAGTCCGGAAGCAGGTCGGCGGCGTTTTTGGCGATCATCACGACCGACAGACGCGTTGACATTAATGGCTCCGCTGGGGCAGGTAAGGTTGCAGAAGCTGCAGCAGACGGGTCAGGGCGCCCTGGTTCTGGTGCAGCACTTCGACCGCATGGCGCCCGTACCACAGGCGATAATCTTCGTCAGTCAGAAGGGTCGATACCTCTTTGACTACTGAATCTGCATCGGTCACGGTAATCAAACCATCGGCCTGCTGTAATTTCGCGCAGATATCTTTGAAGTTAAACGTGTGCGGCCCCATCAGCACCGGAATGGCGTGGGCTGCTGGCTCCAGCGGGTTATGTCCGCCACGCTCGACCAGGCTGCCACCGACAAACGCGAGGTCAGCAATGCCGTACAGCAGCATCAGTTCGCCCATTGTATCGCCAATCACCACCTGGGTGCTGCCGGAAGGGATCTCACCGCTGCTGCGCAACGTGAAGCTGAAACCGCCTTTCTGCACCATTTCACGGGCATCTTTGAAACGCTCCGGATGGCGGGGCACGAGGATCAGCAGTAAATCAGGGAAGCTTTCCAGCAGCTTGCGGTGAGCCTGCAGGATGATCTCTTCTTCACCGTCATGGGTACTGGTCGCAATCCAGACCTGACGACGCGGGGCCCACTGGCGACGCAGCGTGATCGCACGGGCAGCGAGCTCAGGGGTAACAGAAATATCGAACTTCAGGCTGCCCGTTACCGCAAGCTGGTTGCGTTTGAGGCCCAGAGAGACAAAGCGTGCCGCATCTTCTTCATTCTGCGCGGCGATCAGCGTGATCTTGCTCAGCAGGCGGCGCATAAATTTACCCAGCTTGCCGTAGCCTTTCGCCGAGCGCTCTGACAGGCGCGCGTTGGCAATCACCAGCGGAATTTTGCGGGCATGCAGGGCGGAAATCATGTTCGGCCACAGTTCGGTTTCCATCACAATCACCAGCTTCGGGCGCACGGTGTTGAGGAAACGATTCATGGCGCAGGGCAGATCGTAAGGGAGATAGACGTGATGGACGTCTTTGCCAAAAGCGGATAACGCGCGCTCCGAGCCGGTTGGCGTCATCGTCGTGACGGTAATTGGCAGCGACGGGTAGCGGTGACGCAGGGCGCGAACCAGCGGGATTGCCGCCAGCGTTTCACCGACAGAAACGGAATGCAGCAAAATACCGTCCGGAGCGACTTTATTGCGGCAGAAGCCATAGCGTTCAGCCCAGCGTTTACGATACGCAGGCGCTTTACGGCTACGAAGCAACAGCCTCAGCCACACCAGTGGCTGAATGATGTAGAGCAGAGCGGTATACAACAATTCCAAGCGATTATCCGTTTTTTTAGTTTCGGCGGGCAAATTCTAAGCATTTAAGCCAGGTAAAGCTATCTCTTATGCCAGATACCGTTTCAAACGGAAATAACGGCGACCCAGCCGCCAGTGCTGGCGCAGTCCACGGGCATTTTTCCAGATGAGTGCCCAGATACCGCGGTCGAACAGTTCACGGATGATTTCGCGTTTTTTGCTGAGATCGCCGATGTTGTTAATAGCGTGCAGAATGCCCAGCCCCTCTTTTGCAATTTGCCACCTGCAGGCCGGCACCCGGCGCACGGCCTCCGGGTAGCGCTGGTTGATAACATCCAGCATTTCCAGGATTTTCATGTAGTGACGGGCGTTACGCATACGCGTGTCATCCGTTCCTGGCGTGTGCGAGACGGAGGCGGAATGAATCAGGTAGTCGTAGAACGTTTCGTCAGTGTACTGCACGCGTTTTGCAGTAAGCAGCACTTCAGTGGTCCACGGGATATCCTGATGACGCAGACCATGCTCAAAGGTGAAACCCTGCTCTTTAATAAACGCGTGGCGATAAATATTCAGCCAGGTAACGTGCAGGAATTTACGCGACGCCAGCGCGCGCTGTAGCCACGTTGGGCCATCCAGCACGTCTGTAGATTGCAGTTTGTCGGACGGGAAGATTTTCTTCGACGGCCTGCCGTCATCGTAGATATACGTGCCGTTGCAGGTAGCCACATCGAGATTGTTATTTTTGGCCATTTCAAGCAGTCGCGGATACATGCCCGGATAAATGACATCGTCGATATCCGGGAACGCGACGTACTCGCCTGTCGCTTGCGCCAGACCCGTATTACGGGCCG
This region of Enterobacter pseudoroggenkampii genomic DNA includes:
- the waaA gene encoding lipid IV(A) 3-deoxy-D-manno-octulosonic acid transferase, with translation MELLYTALLYIIQPLVWLRLLLRSRKAPAYRKRWAERYGFCRNKVAPDGILLHSVSVGETLAAIPLVRALRHRYPSLPITVTTMTPTGSERALSAFGKDVHHVYLPYDLPCAMNRFLNTVRPKLVIVMETELWPNMISALHARKIPLVIANARLSERSAKGYGKLGKFMRRLLSKITLIAAQNEEDAARFVSLGLKRNQLAVTGSLKFDISVTPELAARAITLRRQWAPRRQVWIATSTHDGEEEIILQAHRKLLESFPDLLLILVPRHPERFKDAREMVQKGGFSFTLRSSGEIPSGSTQVVIGDTMGELMLLYGIADLAFVGGSLVERGGHNPLEPAAHAIPVLMGPHTFNFKDICAKLQQADGLITVTDADSVVKEVSTLLTDEDYRLWYGRHAVEVLHQNQGALTRLLQLLQPYLPQRSH
- a CDS encoding glycosyltransferase is translated as MSDTPLLSLVVAVYNGEKFLSAFFDSIKAQHLDSLELVVVNDGSSDNSSAIIAQYAGEFPFYKVIDQANQGVSAARNTGLAQATGEYVAFPDIDDVIYPGMYPRLLEMAKNNNLDVATCNGTYIYDDGRPSKKIFPSDKLQSTDVLDGPTWLQRALASRKFLHVTWLNIYRHAFIKEQGFTFEHGLRHQDIPWTTEVLLTAKRVQYTDETFYDYLIHSASVSHTPGTDDTRMRNARHYMKILEMLDVINQRYPEAVRRVPACRWQIAKEGLGILHAINNIGDLSKKREIIRELFDRGIWALIWKNARGLRQHWRLGRRYFRLKRYLA
- a CDS encoding glycosyltransferase family 2 protein, with protein sequence MSTRLSVVMIAKNAADLLPDCLASVAWADEIVILDSGSTDNTVDVARAAGAKVFVDADWQGYGIQRQRAQGYATGEYVLMLDTDERITPELQQAIQAVLSSPQPGAVYSIARRNYFLGRFMRHSGWYPDRVMRLYERERYQYNDNLVHESLSCDNAQVIPLTGDLLHLTCRDFASFQRKQLNYATAWAQERHQRGKKASLTGIFTHTLGAFLKTLLLRGGVLDGKQGWLLAVVNAQYTFNKYTELWALCRGYSEKT